In one Candidatus Lokiarchaeota archaeon genomic region, the following are encoded:
- a CDS encoding DNA-directed RNA polymerase subunit P → MVYVCHKCKKEVTTEGLETLPGVKCPYCGSRILYKVRPPVVKRVKGV, encoded by the coding sequence ATGGTCTATGTCTGTCATAAATGTAAGAAAGAAGTCACAACCGAAGGTCTTGAAACCTTGCCGGGTGTCAAATGTCCATATTGCGGTAGCAGAATCCTGTACAAGGTGCGCCCTCCGGTAGTTAAACGCGTCAAGGGTGTATAG
- a CDS encoding AAA family ATPase, with amino-acid sequence MTLHDIIYNDTIRFILSGGKGGVGKTTCAGAMAVLSAEHGFRTLVISTDPAHSLSDSFNQNLSGGEVIPIEGVEKLWGMEIDTEKGMNQFQDMLGSGAAGAEGQMASQLMGDMGGMSPPGSDEAMAFGKILEFVEDASYDRVIFDTAPTGHTLKLLELPDMLDSWLGRILTLRQRLSSMMSGFKSMFGSQEQEDTSWQMLQQTKEKIKLARDELSNPDITQFVVVMIPEAMAVFETQRLLGSLDAWDIPANNIIVNQIVPPNPDCTFCNHRRQMQQRNLADIRDLFHDMDITELRLFQEEIRGIEDLRKIGKILASEEKTS; translated from the coding sequence ATGACCCTGCATGACATAATTTACAATGATACAATTCGATTCATCCTCTCTGGCGGGAAGGGTGGTGTTGGTAAAACCACTTGCGCGGGAGCAATGGCCGTTCTTTCGGCAGAACATGGTTTCCGTACATTGGTTATATCGACAGACCCAGCCCATAGCCTAAGCGACAGCTTCAATCAGAATCTCTCAGGGGGTGAGGTCATACCTATCGAGGGGGTGGAGAAGTTGTGGGGCATGGAAATAGATACCGAGAAGGGCATGAATCAGTTCCAAGACATGTTAGGATCTGGGGCTGCTGGTGCTGAAGGCCAGATGGCATCTCAGCTTATGGGCGACATGGGCGGTATGTCACCACCGGGATCCGACGAGGCAATGGCATTTGGTAAAATCCTAGAATTCGTAGAAGATGCATCCTATGACAGGGTTATTTTTGACACGGCACCAACTGGACACACCCTGAAACTCCTTGAATTGCCGGATATGTTGGATAGCTGGCTAGGCCGGATCCTCACACTCAGACAACGATTGAGTTCAATGATGTCGGGTTTCAAGTCCATGTTCGGTAGTCAAGAACAAGAGGATACATCATGGCAGATGCTTCAACAAACAAAAGAGAAAATCAAGCTGGCCCGGGATGAACTATCTAACCCCGATATAACTCAGTTTGTCGTCGTCATGATTCCTGAAGCAATGGCTGTTTTTGAAACTCAACGCCTGCTTGGGAGCTTGGATGCGTGGGATATTCCCGCAAATAACATAATAGTGAATCAGATCGTACCTCCAAACCCAGATTGTACATTTTGCAATCATCGTCGCCAAATGCAGCAAAGGAACCTAGCTGATATTAGGGACCTCTTTCATGATATGGACATAACAGAGTTACGCCTCTTCCAAGAAGAAATCAGAGGTATCGAAGATCTCAGGAAAATCGGAAAGATCCTTGCATCGGAGGAAAAGACTTCATGA
- a CDS encoding DUF47 family protein has product MVLDNGRFLTQELANITQMLEEHFRYALSANKIVTTSLNTWLDDGKKVAPEKLDEITSIEEKADKLKRSILNELAKANSLIQREDLVRLIHYNDKLIDGAEIACYHLAAVASKWEPSDKLKKTVSTIGEKIIATVTEQKEGVRFLSINMEKSMEKANQICSIEKEIDILQREAISMLYPAELDLAILLRFRDFLNTLEEIANLSEDAAITIRSLSLTLRT; this is encoded by the coding sequence ATGGTTCTCGACAATGGCCGATTTCTAACTCAAGAACTGGCTAATATAACCCAGATGCTTGAGGAACACTTCAGGTATGCTCTATCCGCGAACAAGATTGTGACAACCAGTCTCAATACATGGCTTGATGATGGAAAGAAGGTTGCTCCTGAAAAGCTGGATGAAATCACGTCAATAGAAGAAAAGGCAGACAAGCTAAAACGATCCATTCTCAACGAACTTGCAAAGGCCAACTCACTCATACAGCGCGAAGACCTTGTTCGACTTATTCATTACAACGATAAGCTCATCGATGGGGCAGAAATTGCGTGTTATCATTTGGCTGCTGTTGCAAGTAAATGGGAGCCCAGTGATAAACTCAAGAAGACTGTTTCAACTATTGGCGAGAAGATTATTGCCACTGTAACAGAACAGAAAGAAGGAGTACGATTCCTCTCAATAAACATGGAAAAATCTATGGAGAAAGCAAACCAGATTTGCAGCATTGAGAAGGAAATCGATATCCTCCAGCGGGAAGCTATAAGCATGCTCTATCCTGCAGAATTGGATTTAGCCATTCTGCTGAGATTCAGAGATTTTCTCAACACCCTTGAGGAGATAGCCAATCTTAGCGAAGATGCCGCTATTACAATACGGTCCCTTTCTCTTACCTTGCGAACCTGA
- the endA gene encoding tRNA-intron lyase, with product MSCVTVSDPSNETVEGQLVTDRTIVWNPDHSSMLYRMGYFGQPVGIRKPKSPDFDKPLELSLLESIYLSEEGILVVKRAEDGQVLEKEALIQIGLKKTPEFNVRYRVYSELRRRGYVVRPGLKFGTDFAVYEKGPGIDHAPFMVHVIPQKKGVDPLDIVRASRLATSVRKKFIIATVEERGEIGYYSFEWFRP from the coding sequence GTGAGTTGTGTGACTGTGTCAGACCCCTCAAATGAGACTGTAGAAGGTCAGCTAGTCACTGACCGAACTATCGTCTGGAATCCTGATCACAGCAGCATGCTCTACAGAATGGGCTACTTCGGTCAACCTGTGGGAATCAGGAAGCCCAAATCACCTGATTTTGACAAACCACTAGAACTATCATTGCTGGAAAGCATCTACCTTAGTGAAGAGGGTATATTGGTTGTCAAGCGGGCTGAAGACGGTCAGGTTCTTGAGAAAGAGGCCTTGATTCAAATTGGTTTGAAGAAAACGCCTGAATTCAATGTTCGCTACAGAGTATACTCAGAGCTTCGCAGACGCGGATATGTAGTACGGCCTGGTCTCAAATTTGGTACTGATTTTGCTGTATATGAAAAGGGGCCGGGAATTGATCATGCACCCTTCATGGTTCATGTTATTCCTCAGAAAAAGGGTGTTGACCCACTTGATATTGTCCGAGCTAGCCGCTTGGCAACGAGTGTGCGAAAGAAATTCATAATAGCAACAGTTGAAGAACGCGGGGAAATCGGCTATTACTCCTTTGAATGGTTTAGACCATAG
- a CDS encoding glycosyltransferase — translation MLLKSRYTVLTNVYNEEDRIPRLFDEIEKQTLLPAHWVLIDDGSTDNTASIIETLSSRSPVDIISIQMPQKTKPDINTVGRSYEKALPVLKDLSSDYGALMDVDGRIPSNYFERMLSWLDNHPRIGVVAPKNPKNPALRTMPSGGGKVFRWAILQQINSVWDLHPDTFLNIIALASGYKIAIRYDIEILAPPTFLWSKEGHFRRGRRSYYVSRNPLLVIASAITSALRMGPAHGSALLRGYWQEWVRGSWNCNIPVVRYYYSLTRLLRKILQREKDVVFIESQRGHRYR, via the coding sequence ATGTTACTGAAATCTCGTTATACAGTATTGACGAACGTGTATAATGAAGAGGATAGAATTCCTAGGCTGTTTGATGAAATCGAGAAACAGACGTTACTACCAGCTCACTGGGTATTGATTGATGACGGTTCAACTGACAACACAGCTTCGATTATTGAAACCCTTTCTTCAAGAAGCCCTGTCGATATCATCTCTATACAGATGCCGCAAAAAACCAAGCCCGATATCAATACTGTGGGTAGATCTTATGAGAAGGCTCTTCCAGTTCTCAAGGACTTGAGTTCGGATTATGGGGCTCTCATGGATGTTGACGGAAGAATTCCTTCCAACTATTTTGAACGTATGTTATCGTGGTTGGATAATCATCCTCGCATCGGAGTGGTTGCTCCAAAGAATCCTAAGAATCCTGCTCTACGAACTATGCCTTCGGGTGGCGGTAAGGTTTTTCGATGGGCTATTCTCCAACAAATCAACTCAGTTTGGGATCTTCACCCTGACACTTTCTTGAACATTATCGCCTTGGCGAGCGGATACAAAATTGCCATCCGTTATGATATAGAAATACTTGCACCACCAACATTTCTTTGGTCCAAAGAGGGTCATTTTAGGCGAGGAAGACGCAGTTACTACGTTTCGCGCAATCCTTTGCTCGTCATTGCATCTGCTATTACAAGTGCACTTCGTATGGGTCCCGCCCATGGATCTGCTTTACTAAGAGGATACTGGCAAGAATGGGTTCGCGGCTCTTGGAATTGTAATATTCCTGTGGTTCGCTATTACTACAGCCTAACTCGTCTTCTAAGGAAGATTCTTCAGAGAGAAAAAGATGTTGTTTTCATTGAGAGCCAGCGTGGTCACCGTTACCGCTAG
- a CDS encoding LysR family transcriptional regulator, whose translation MSSSDEVLAKVAPEWKLWLEYDGEYVFGPGAYAILKSIDEEGTITAGAAALDMSYRYAWGIVKDIEKKLGVRILETYRGGNVGGGGAKITPEGRKLMNLFAAAKNKLESATADFRNES comes from the coding sequence TTGTCTTCAAGTGATGAAGTTCTTGCCAAGGTTGCACCCGAATGGAAACTGTGGTTGGAATATGATGGAGAGTATGTTTTCGGTCCTGGTGCATATGCCATACTCAAAAGCATCGACGAAGAGGGTACAATAACAGCTGGCGCAGCGGCTCTAGATATGTCATATCGTTACGCGTGGGGGATAGTAAAAGACATTGAGAAGAAACTTGGTGTCAGAATACTAGAAACATATCGGGGTGGAAACGTTGGCGGCGGAGGAGCAAAGATAACTCCAGAAGGCAGGAAGCTCATGAATCTTTTCGCAGCTGCGAAGAATAAACTGGAATCTGCCACTGCTGATTTTCGTAATGAATCATAA
- a CDS encoding 4Fe-4S binding protein — MNAMADNADESKKPHESQEDEAVSKQESASDDSSRGFDARELVGRFINVRMLRRVVQILFLLGINAYVFTAWFGQEQILQFWDTFHEILPTLPIIAPLEAPFAMIAGSFDVMQRVFTNGAFPFFTIGAMILILIVIGRAPCGWICPIGTIQDFANLPNRTTVHPSHGAEEELRRIKAYIFVIVMFLVVWVGISRLQGSEENLVRVLGPFARAAFDPLNPAYILFVLFPEQTWPSGLDNLWLLLTWEPVFWLQVVFIGIILAISYWFPRWFCRWLCPAGWLYGVFSRDALIGIGRNPARCTPDTCTVCEEVCPMNIRIRSFPYQHMHSPDCIMCLECKSHCPNGAIEIRFL; from the coding sequence ATGAATGCCATGGCAGACAATGCCGATGAGAGCAAAAAACCACACGAATCTCAAGAAGACGAAGCAGTTTCAAAACAAGAATCTGCCTCAGATGATTCTTCGAGGGGCTTTGATGCCCGCGAATTAGTTGGTCGTTTCATAAATGTAAGAATGCTCCGTCGTGTGGTACAGATCTTGTTCTTACTGGGAATCAATGCCTATGTTTTCACTGCCTGGTTTGGTCAAGAACAAATACTTCAATTCTGGGACACATTTCACGAGATTCTACCAACGTTGCCAATAATAGCACCGCTGGAGGCGCCCTTTGCAATGATTGCGGGATCGTTTGATGTCATGCAGAGGGTATTTACAAATGGTGCATTTCCATTCTTTACCATTGGTGCCATGATTCTCATTCTGATAGTAATAGGACGAGCACCATGTGGATGGATTTGCCCAATTGGAACTATTCAAGACTTCGCAAATCTACCTAATAGGACAACGGTTCATCCTTCTCATGGCGCAGAGGAGGAACTGCGACGGATTAAAGCCTACATATTCGTCATTGTGATGTTCTTAGTCGTCTGGGTGGGAATAAGCAGATTACAGGGGTCTGAAGAAAATCTAGTTCGAGTTCTCGGACCATTTGCCAGAGCAGCATTCGATCCCCTCAATCCAGCATACATTTTGTTCGTGCTTTTCCCTGAACAGACCTGGCCTAGTGGGCTAGATAACCTCTGGCTTCTCTTAACATGGGAACCTGTGTTCTGGTTACAGGTTGTATTCATTGGGATTATTCTTGCAATTTCCTACTGGTTCCCACGGTGGTTCTGTAGATGGCTCTGTCCAGCAGGCTGGCTGTATGGTGTATTTTCCAGAGATGCGCTCATTGGAATAGGAAGGAATCCTGCACGCTGTACTCCTGATACATGTACGGTATGTGAGGAGGTCTGTCCGATGAATATCCGGATTCGCAGTTTTCCGTACCAGCATATGCATAGTCCTGACTGTATCATGTGTCTTGAATGCAAAAGCCACTGTCCAAATGGTGCAATCGAGATTAGATTCCTCTAA
- the selB gene encoding selenocysteine-specific translation elongation factor has translation MTLQNLIPVHVGLVGHIDHGKTELAKCLSEKVFTAGLDKHPQSRKRGITIDLGFSMFSSDKYLVTLVDAPGHADLIRSVVAGASIIDAAILTVAADEGVQIQTIEHATVLKAMAIDKLLVAITKTDLVENNQVKQVSREVEGIAKRLKLEPVDYIPVSAETGTGIQKLREILVDSLTSPNREDEGPLRIPIDHAFPVTGHGTVLTGTILRGSLSTGDAVQLVPGGSRATVRTIQTFGQERESATAGDRVGVNAPAFDHKRIERGNYLCTPDSMKTAESLLIGVELNPGYEGRITARMVVNATIGMSSVTAEIVPFREMDGRRITVEEPQERVFEAALLLKEKVPAEIGNRVLLMRTDMPVTSMRIVGCGIIGDLMNVVTLHHVRTRNGEISRIRDEDVLIEGLARSKQKAQSLKGQTVRSENGAKGRILDAFGTRGVVIVTFEDEVELKEEVVLEDYIEEEYRFGR, from the coding sequence GTGACCTTGCAAAACCTGATTCCCGTACATGTGGGACTTGTAGGCCACATAGACCATGGCAAAACAGAATTGGCGAAATGTCTTAGTGAAAAAGTATTCACAGCTGGCCTTGATAAGCATCCCCAGTCAAGAAAGCGCGGAATCACAATCGATTTGGGCTTCAGCATGTTTTCTTCCGACAAATACCTTGTGACCCTTGTTGATGCTCCGGGTCATGCTGATTTGATTCGAAGCGTTGTAGCTGGTGCCAGTATCATTGATGCCGCTATTCTGACAGTTGCAGCTGATGAAGGCGTGCAGATACAGACCATCGAACATGCCACTGTTCTCAAGGCGATGGCTATAGACAAATTGCTTGTTGCCATTACGAAAACCGACCTTGTTGAGAACAATCAAGTGAAGCAGGTTTCAAGAGAAGTTGAAGGAATCGCAAAGCGATTGAAACTGGAGCCAGTTGATTATATCCCTGTCTCTGCGGAAACAGGTACTGGCATCCAGAAGCTGCGTGAGATACTGGTAGATTCACTTACTTCCCCCAACCGAGAGGATGAAGGCCCCCTTCGCATACCTATAGATCACGCATTTCCCGTTACTGGTCATGGAACTGTATTGACTGGCACTATTCTTAGGGGGTCTCTATCTACTGGTGATGCGGTACAATTGGTGCCAGGAGGAAGTCGAGCAACAGTACGTACGATTCAGACCTTCGGACAGGAACGAGAGTCAGCAACCGCAGGTGATCGCGTGGGTGTGAATGCTCCAGCATTTGATCATAAACGCATTGAGCGTGGAAACTATCTCTGCACTCCTGATAGCATGAAGACTGCAGAATCCCTTCTAATAGGAGTCGAACTCAATCCGGGGTATGAGGGCCGTATTACTGCACGGATGGTTGTGAATGCAACGATTGGAATGTCGAGCGTTACTGCAGAAATCGTACCTTTCAGAGAGATGGATGGACGACGAATTACCGTCGAAGAACCTCAGGAGCGAGTATTCGAAGCTGCGCTGTTGCTGAAGGAGAAAGTACCTGCAGAAATAGGAAATCGTGTCCTACTCATGCGAACCGATATGCCTGTAACAAGTATGCGCATCGTTGGTTGTGGAATCATTGGTGACCTCATGAATGTAGTAACACTACACCACGTGCGGACGAGAAATGGAGAAATCAGTAGAATTCGAGATGAGGATGTACTGATAGAGGGCCTTGCCCGAAGCAAGCAAAAAGCACAATCACTGAAGGGACAAACCGTCCGTAGTGAAAATGGAGCTAAAGGAAGAATCTTGGATGCGTTTGGAACCCGTGGTGTCGTAATAGTGACATTTGAAGATGAAGTGGAACTCAAAGAGGAAGTCGTATTGGAGGACTACATAGAGGAGGAATACCGTTTTGGCAGATGA
- the spcS gene encoding O-phosphoseryl-tRNA(Sec) selenium transferase — MADEPIDRFEALVPHNMKERGRITLEALLSPVRDVINRRQFPKEPLSEEQVDLLLRLLSSMDTDKDPDAARVGEREGRTASPMIQKLAAGFNHGIGRSGHVTAPQPKAPGASIMQRIANSVALDAIRELGLPNVRAGLVTPLSTGMTLALVFGAFRREIGTRNVIYPRIDHTSPKRAIQLAGLNEKTIPTVLDGDAVVPDMNEFEKCLQDAKNAAVLATTTFFPPRESDPVKAIAKLCEEKQIPLVINNAYGVQSKRVMSEIRSAIDAGRVDAVVQSSDKNFLVPVGGSILVSPRDDIIEQAAETYAGRATAAPVVQTLAALLVLGLEEYSKLQEAQVNNLNFLEDEMASIADSVDERLLSIWNPVACAMTIDGFDAKKIGGRLYNRRVTGPRAVPKNGKGASIDGYPHSYLVMNAAIGASRTDVKQATTRLYKELTEWLKKG; from the coding sequence TTGGCAGATGAGCCTATTGACCGATTTGAAGCACTTGTACCTCATAACATGAAAGAACGGGGGCGAATTACGCTTGAGGCATTGCTTTCACCAGTTCGTGATGTGATAAATCGAAGACAATTCCCGAAAGAACCGCTCTCAGAAGAACAGGTCGATTTACTGCTACGACTACTTTCATCAATGGATACAGACAAAGATCCAGATGCAGCAAGAGTGGGTGAACGAGAAGGAAGGACCGCTAGTCCAATGATACAGAAGCTGGCGGCAGGATTTAATCATGGCATTGGGCGCAGTGGCCATGTGACAGCTCCTCAGCCAAAGGCTCCGGGAGCATCTATAATGCAGAGAATAGCCAATTCTGTTGCCCTTGACGCCATTCGTGAGTTAGGCTTGCCCAATGTCCGAGCTGGTTTGGTTACTCCCCTTTCTACCGGCATGACACTAGCACTGGTATTCGGGGCATTTCGGAGGGAAATTGGCACACGAAACGTCATTTATCCACGTATTGATCATACCTCACCTAAGCGGGCAATTCAACTTGCCGGACTAAACGAGAAGACTATACCCACTGTTCTGGATGGAGATGCAGTTGTCCCCGATATGAACGAATTTGAGAAGTGTTTGCAGGATGCAAAAAACGCAGCCGTTTTAGCAACAACCACCTTCTTCCCCCCACGTGAATCTGATCCTGTCAAAGCAATCGCCAAGCTATGTGAAGAAAAACAGATACCTCTGGTGATCAACAACGCCTATGGTGTTCAATCGAAGCGTGTTATGAGCGAGATTCGTTCTGCAATTGATGCTGGCCGAGTTGATGCAGTTGTGCAGAGTAGTGACAAGAACTTCTTGGTGCCTGTTGGTGGTTCAATCCTAGTATCTCCTCGTGATGACATCATTGAACAGGCTGCTGAAACGTATGCTGGGAGAGCAACGGCAGCACCAGTCGTTCAAACATTAGCCGCTTTGCTAGTTCTCGGACTGGAGGAATACAGCAAGTTACAGGAGGCACAGGTAAATAACCTCAATTTTCTGGAGGATGAGATGGCATCTATTGCCGATTCTGTTGATGAGCGCTTATTGTCGATTTGGAACCCAGTGGCATGTGCGATGACTATTGACGGATTTGACGCAAAAAAGATTGGAGGGCGGCTCTATAACAGAAGAGTTACCGGTCCCCGAGCTGTACCTAAGAACGGGAAGGGAGCTTCAATCGATGGTTACCCACACAGCTACTTGGTGATGAATGCCGCCATCGGAGCAAGTCGTACAGACGTTAAACAAGCTACTACTAGACTATATAAGGAATTAACCGAATGGTTAAAGAAGGGTTGA
- a CDS encoding methyltransferase domain-containing protein, whose product MRPEGNRNPSYSYSTFDRLAERYDSWFEQAGRLIFSTEVRAFRSVLPMLPEPWLEIGVGSGRFARALGIDVGIDPSRQLLEMAKQRGIDVVLARGEDAVFKNETFGTVFLIVTICFLDNPMKVLHEIHRILTPEGRVVLGLVLWDSPWGSYYREKKAEGHPFYDYATFFSMDEMSKLLEETDFTIEKTVSTLFQEPEKVKHIEKARKGYSANAGFTILLARKTGC is encoded by the coding sequence ATGAGACCGGAAGGAAACAGAAACCCCAGTTACAGCTATTCAACCTTTGACAGACTGGCGGAGCGATACGATTCTTGGTTTGAACAAGCTGGCAGACTGATATTCTCAACTGAAGTCAGGGCTTTTCGTAGCGTCCTTCCAATGTTGCCTGAACCATGGCTTGAAATAGGTGTGGGGAGCGGCCGTTTTGCAAGGGCATTGGGCATTGATGTTGGTATTGATCCCTCTAGACAATTGCTTGAGATGGCGAAACAAAGGGGCATCGATGTCGTTCTTGCACGGGGCGAGGACGCGGTATTCAAGAATGAAACCTTTGGTACTGTGTTTCTGATTGTCACTATATGTTTCCTAGATAATCCCATGAAGGTATTACACGAGATCCATAGAATCCTCACACCGGAAGGCAGGGTTGTTCTTGGCTTGGTATTGTGGGATAGCCCTTGGGGAAGCTACTATCGAGAAAAGAAGGCTGAGGGCCATCCATTCTATGATTATGCGACCTTCTTCAGCATGGATGAGATGTCGAAACTGCTTGAGGAAACTGATTTCACGATTGAGAAAACTGTCTCAACACTCTTCCAAGAACCGGAGAAGGTGAAACATATAGAAAAGGCACGCAAAGGATATTCTGCAAATGCGGGGTTCACTATTCTACTTGCTAGAAAAACAGGATGCTAA
- a CDS encoding TSUP family transporter — translation MLLLLLGIGFASGFISGLLGLGGGSIRIPLLNLIGFPLIFAYGMNFFTIPVSCSMGAYTQRENFDSTFGSSMAIGGSIGMLMGTAVTFWLSASALSMAIMFVVVSILAVVGMNLNHIAPHLSNELSPSRRVVALATFGANTLAAMKGGSGASLYGPLLKTFKVNIHRAIATSLFVATITSTIGVFLYWSQGQLLLIEGLAVLVGSLLGSRVGSLLSLDTESKWLEVGLSVAVVALASITLLKALFA, via the coding sequence ATGCTCCTTTTGCTTCTTGGAATCGGGTTCGCATCAGGCTTTATCAGTGGCCTCCTAGGTCTAGGCGGTGGTTCGATCAGAATTCCCCTTCTGAATTTGATAGGTTTCCCCCTGATTTTCGCTTATGGAATGAACTTTTTCACAATCCCTGTCTCCTGTTCGATGGGGGCCTACACCCAACGGGAGAATTTCGATTCCACATTTGGTTCTTCCATGGCTATCGGGGGGTCTATTGGTATGCTTATGGGCACTGCTGTGACCTTCTGGTTATCAGCGTCAGCGCTAAGTATGGCAATCATGTTTGTTGTGGTCTCGATCCTGGCCGTAGTCGGCATGAATCTGAACCATATTGCACCTCACCTATCCAACGAACTATCACCCTCAAGACGCGTTGTTGCGCTCGCAACATTCGGTGCTAATACGCTAGCTGCGATGAAGGGTGGTAGTGGTGCTTCACTATACGGCCCCCTCCTCAAGACCTTCAAAGTCAACATCCACAGAGCAATTGCTACTTCTCTCTTCGTTGCGACAATTACCTCAACAATTGGGGTGTTCCTCTATTGGAGCCAGGGCCAACTCCTATTGATCGAGGGACTAGCTGTTCTTGTGGGTTCACTGCTCGGCTCACGGGTTGGCAGCTTGCTCTCTCTTGATACTGAATCCAAATGGCTGGAAGTTGGGCTTTCTGTTGCTGTTGTTGCCTTAGCATCCATAACCTTGCTGAAAGCTTTATTCGCATAA
- a CDS encoding AAA family ATPase: protein MKQFVVALCGIPASGKTTLARQIIHHHLYPSKVELVSTDHWRDEAFYADFSPKKENEVRRKALERTRDLADSGLSVVHDDTNYYASMRHEIREIALNHTCVYGTVFVTTPLEVALKWNKKRRMIVPEHVIHRIDDRLDIPGKKYAWDEPLATVDLSRKSATQEAIEILEALRKAEAEEQPQDVAKTENNQLDVATRGVVSDFLEDNPDLGPDERVHLTRREILQQALLDEWTVGATKARLRTELEKLSSRERGVGTKER, encoded by the coding sequence ATGAAACAATTCGTTGTCGCTCTTTGCGGTATACCCGCCTCAGGAAAAACAACCTTAGCTCGGCAAATCATTCACCATCATTTGTACCCATCAAAGGTAGAACTTGTCAGTACAGATCACTGGCGAGACGAAGCATTCTACGCAGATTTTTCGCCGAAGAAAGAGAACGAAGTACGAAGAAAAGCGCTTGAGAGAACAAGGGATTTAGCTGATAGCGGATTATCGGTGGTCCATGACGATACGAACTACTATGCAAGTATGAGACACGAAATCCGCGAAATTGCGCTGAACCACACCTGTGTATATGGAACCGTGTTCGTTACTACACCCCTTGAAGTAGCTCTCAAATGGAACAAAAAACGCCGAATGATTGTCCCAGAGCACGTCATTCACAGAATCGATGATCGATTAGACATTCCTGGAAAGAAATATGCTTGGGATGAGCCACTGGCAACAGTTGATTTGAGTAGGAAAAGCGCTACTCAGGAGGCTATTGAAATTCTTGAAGCCCTCCGAAAGGCAGAAGCTGAGGAACAACCACAGGATGTTGCGAAGACGGAGAACAACCAACTAGATGTGGCAACCAGGGGGGTAGTATCAGATTTTCTGGAAGACAATCCAGACCTTGGGCCGGATGAACGTGTTCATTTGACTAGGAGAGAAATACTGCAGCAGGCCTTGCTCGATGAATGGACCGTTGGAGCTACCAAGGCACGACTAAGAACGGAGTTGGAGAAGCTTAGCTCGAGAGAAAGAGGAGTAGGGACCAAAGAACGCTGA
- a CDS encoding transcription initiation factor IIB, whose amino-acid sequence MKKGEEKEKVCSNCGGNDFYEDSKRGESICTNCGCVLSDHIMDTGPEWRAFTAEERNARARTGSPMSLTMADKGLATTISWGNRDANGRSIKGSRRAAIYRMRKWQIRTLAHSSQHRNLSLAMSEMDRLCSQLGIPRETKETAALIYRKALNKRLVRGRSIEGMVSAAIYLSCRIHKIPRQLDEMVGEARVNRKSLAHCVRLIIRHVDVHIPIPSANDLMPRISSDLGMSGKTVQTATKIINAAKKKGITAGKDPGGIAAASLYIAGIIEDDRRTQREIAKASNVTEVTVRNRYKELANDLNIRIRR is encoded by the coding sequence ATGAAAAAAGGCGAAGAAAAGGAAAAGGTTTGCAGCAACTGTGGCGGTAACGATTTCTATGAAGATTCTAAGCGTGGTGAAAGCATCTGCACTAATTGTGGCTGCGTTTTATCCGATCACATAATGGATACTGGCCCTGAGTGGAGAGCATTTACCGCGGAAGAGCGAAACGCACGAGCTCGAACAGGATCACCAATGAGTCTAACAATGGCAGACAAAGGACTCGCAACCACTATCAGTTGGGGCAACCGTGACGCTAACGGACGGTCAATCAAAGGCAGTAGGCGAGCTGCGATTTACAGAATGCGGAAATGGCAGATTCGCACGCTTGCTCATAGTTCTCAGCACCGAAATCTGAGTCTTGCTATGAGTGAGATGGACAGGCTCTGTTCCCAGCTTGGCATCCCTCGGGAAACCAAGGAGACTGCAGCCCTAATCTACAGAAAAGCCTTGAACAAGCGTCTTGTTAGGGGAAGAAGTATAGAAGGAATGGTATCTGCTGCCATCTACTTGTCTTGCCGAATACACAAGATTCCAAGACAGCTTGATGAGATGGTCGGTGAAGCAAGGGTCAACAGAAAATCACTGGCCCACTGTGTCCGACTTATCATCAGACATGTCGATGTTCATATCCCGATTCCGTCAGCTAATGACTTGATGCCTCGCATTTCATCAGATTTGGGAATGAGCGGTAAAACGGTACAGACAGCGACCAAGATAATTAATGCTGCCAAGAAGAAGGGGATAACCGCAGGCAAAGACCCAGGAGGTATTGCAGCAGCTTCGTTGTATATTGCGGGAATTATTGAGGATGACCGGCGAACTCAAAGAGAAATCGCCAAAGCATCCAACGTGACCGAGGTCACAGTCCGTAATAGGTACAAGGAGCTTGCTAACGACCTGAATATCAGGATTCGACGGTAA